In Camelina sativa cultivar DH55 chromosome 17, Cs, whole genome shotgun sequence, the genomic stretch CCAGAACTCATGGCAGAACCGGCAGACGTGAAGTCAATGTCTTTTGTCGGAACACACGAGTATTTAGCGCCGGAGATTATCAAAAACGAAGGTCACGGGAGCGCCGTAGATTGGTGGACGTTCGGTATCTTCATCTACGAGCTTCTCCACGGAGCGACACCTTTTAAAGGACAAGGAAACAAAGCTACGCTTTATAACGTAATAGGACAACCTCTGAGATTCCCGGAATATTCTCAGGTGAGTTCTACGGCGAAGGATTTGATCAAAGGTTTGTTGGTAAAAGAGCCGCAAAACAGAATCGCTTATAAACGAGGCGCGACGGAGATCAAGCAACACCCTTTCTTTGAAGGCGTGAACTGGGCGTTGATCCGTGGAGAAACGCCGCCGCATATGCCGGAGCCGGTGGATTTCTCGTGCTatatgaagaaagagaaggagtcTTTGCCGGCGTTTACGGACGTGGCCGCTGAAGTTAAGAAGAGCAAGATGTGTAATGAAGCTAAGAGCGGTAGTGATCCTGATTACAttgtttttgagtatttttagTCATCACCACGtttaaaatactttttcttTCCGCTTTTAGAATTCTATGGTTTGTGTACCctattttttattcaaactgtcaatatttatttttttttcgatttttgtaTCTTTTCATTTTGGATATAGGAACATGATAAAGTAACATCACAACAAAATAGAATTTGCTTGCTTCATTTGTAGTGTGCTAAAGGACGTCGTGTtccattttcgtttttttgAGATATAATTATTGGGCCGGAGATAAAGCCcactatttaatttttcttaggaaaatatataatcctaGTTTTTTAAGTGCAAGAGCAGATCGATCGAAGCTTTTGTTGTTTAATGGCGGCTGGCTGGGTTCTTTAAAGCAGAGATGTCAATGTTATCCTCGACGTTGGCGCGCTCTTACTCGATTCCTTTCCGCAAAACACTAATGTCCTTAGATTTTCGAATTGCAATGCGACGAAACCCTTTTACCAGAATTCGATGTTCTCGTGTAGCTGCTTTCAGCTCGTCTCCTTCGCATTCACCAAATTTTCCGATTCCAGGTTAATATTTGATACCTGTAActgatttttgaaagaaattGAGAAGCTAAGGATCGTGATTAGCGTTTATGTGCCTAAAGTTCCGTCTTTTATTCGTCTTCAGGGCTAGAAGatgtttttattggttatcTCTTTGGAAGGAAGAAGGCAACAGAAGTAGCTCATGTGTGAGTACTTTTAAAGTCAGAAACTTGAACTAATCCTGTCTTCACATTTAAAGCTTTCAGATTTGATGTCAATTAATTAGCTTTAATCTTGGAGCTTTAGAAAAGCTGTCTCTGGATTAAAGAATGAATCTTTGGATCTTAGTGTTAAGGATAATGTCGTCGATgcattaaaatttgttttataatatcaCTGGTGATTGTTTGTTACCTTTCAGTGTGTGGGAGAAGGTAATCCAAAAGGGGGATATGGTCATTGATGCTACATGCGGAAACGGGAATGATACTTTAGCAATGTTGAAGATGGTTATGGATGATTCTATTTCTGGTGGCTGTGTTTATGCAATGGACATTCAAAAAGATGCCATTCAGAGCACTTCCTCTTTGCTGGATCAAACCCTTGGTTCAAAAGAGGTTAGATGATTACCGAAGCTTGTTTCCATTGCGGGGTGTATGGTTCTTACTTCTTACTAATATGGAACCTTGTTCCATTTCTGCTGAAGTAATGCAGAAGGACTGCGTCAAACTCTTTAACATCTGCCATAGTAAAATGGAAGAGATTGTCTCTGAAAACTCCCGTGTGAGGTACAGTGTAAATTTGGTGACCTGATGCAACATTTTTTGATGAATCCTCATCAACAGTTTCCTCGCTTTAGTAAGCTGCTTGAGAGGTCGAAATTTTTTCTGTTGATGTTAGGATGGTTGCATTCAATCTCGGGTATCTTCCAGGTGGCAACAAGTCGATAATCACGGTCTCAGGTACAACATTATTGGCATTGAAGGCTTCTGAGAGAATCTTAATGCCTGGTGGCCTcattagcttggttgtttacaTTGGCCATCCTGGTGGAaggtaataactaataagtaaCTGCTGGCTAAAGGTTTCTCTGATAATCTAATAAGAcgatatttttagttttgtaacATAGTTTGATAATGATCCATCTTCTTGTTGTGAATTGGTTTGTTGTTCAGGGAAGAGTTAGAAGTGGTAGAAGCTTTTGGGTCGAGTTTACCGGTCAGTGATTGGGTCTGCTGCAAATTACAAATGCTGAACCGACCGTTAGCTCCGGTTCTTGTTTTCATGTTCAAAAGAGAACTAAAATGATTATTCAGATCCACAGAAGCTTTGTATGCATCACCATTCTCACTTGTACATGATAAtgatatgtttttgattttatgtttttgatgcTTAAATCTGAGAGATCATTTTGCTGATACTGTATGTCAATCTATTTTACCTTCGTTTTTGACATCTTCAAAATCTGTTTATGGGAAAGTGAAAACGATgaggcaaaaataaaaatgcaaaaagccaaaaacaacaaaaaacgaCCACGGTGGGACTCGAACCCACAATCTCCCGCTCCGGAGGCGAGCGCCTTATCCATTAGGCCACGCGGTCCTTTTGGTTGTTAACTACATTTaggtatatataacttttaatctTACTCACTGCATAGTCCGCACAACTACCAAAACTGAAATTTCATAAACTGTGTGACAGACAACAAGAACATGGTTGAGAGAAACATTTTTCCTGGTTGTTCAAAGGAATTCTTATTAATCTTCACTGAGATGAATCCAAACTCAATAATCCTCAAGTATATAGAATTGTAGATACAACCCTTAATTCTTGGCTAAACTTTAACACAGAAAAATAGATTGAACCAAGCTAGGCTTGTGACTGATCCCTGTAGCTTCTTCTTGGACTtattcatgaagaagaagaacccaccATGGGCAAGTTTGATTCGGTTGCCCATTCAGTCCAAGACCCATCATAGATCGGGACATCGGCTTTACCCAAACGATGAAATCCCTGACGAGTAAAAAAGGAGTAATCAGTCTCAGATTTTTATCATATCATAGTAAATGAGTAAATTCTAACATCATCATTTTGTTACCATTGCCAAAACACAAGCTGTCACACCGGTTCCACATGAGGCCATGATTGGACTGTCTAGTGAAATGCCTGCAGATAAACGGTTAAGTAAtcgcttaaaagttaaaacagcTGCTTAGGTAATGCTTTTTATATTACCTTCTTGTTCAAACCTCTTCTTAAGCTCCTCCGCTGGTAACACTGTTTGAGAGGAATCAAACATctgcaaaaagaaatatattatcattttcTATGGtgtcaaaacaaatataacagcAAGTCCTTCAAGTTAGACGGTTGCTTACGTCGGGAAAAGGGACACACTTGCTACCAGGTATATGACCGCTCGGTATTCCCTTGCGAGGTTCTGGAGCAGTACCGTCAAATCTGTCAAACAGAGTAAATTCTATATCAAATGCTATAAGCAGAACCAAATTCAAATCATTAGCATATTATATAGTGAAACTCAATCCAGACTTAAGCAATGACTTACAAACATACCTAGCTTTTGCACGCGCATCTATGTGCTGATAAGTCTTATCCTCCATGTTTTCCTTTACCTGTCAATTATCCAATTAGCTTTGGTAATCTTACTAGCGAACTATCTACAGACTTTAAACCTATTTATGACAGAAGTGGCATCTTTGAAGACAAACTAGTCTACTACTAGGCCCCTCCGCTTCAATACCACCAAGGATTTGATTTGCGGAACAATAAACCAGGTGATTATGGGAAAAAATGAATTGAATAGCATCATCTCAAGTTCAtcaaatttcaaagaaaaaaaactgtttaggAAACGCTAACCTGATCAAGTCCCCATACAAGATGCGACTGGAACTTCGTCTGAAAAGTTATTGGAGTAATCTGTGCAACCAGCAAAGATGTGGATAAACCATAAGTAGCAGGTAAACCAACTAACTATGCAATTTCAAAGATACATGCAGATTGGCAAAAACTATTCTATGAATGAACAAACTCACCGTTTGTCCTTGATATATTTTCTCTACAGCGTCATTTGCTAGACTGGATTTCAAAATGGCATCACTTGAGGCACTGGATTCAACGTCATAACCTGAAGCACGCCATTTTGGCAAGCCTCCATCAAGTACCCATACTTTTTCATGTCCAAAGACTCTAAACATcctgtttttaagttttaacaaaagGCGTACACATTAATTTGATAATACCTAAGAGAACATATTTAGCAAAGATTAACAAAGCTCAGGGACATATGAGATCCATAACTCACCACCATACACGAGCTGCACTAAAGAGCCCCTTTCCATCATATACAACCACGCCATCTTTGTTCTCGATTCCAAGAGCTGAACAGCCAGCAGAGAAAGCTTCCTCAGATGGTAGCATGTGTGGTAACTGACATAAGGCACATAGACACACACAATATATAGGCTTGTCAAAGCTTTAATGGGAAAATTTCTCAATATTCACAAACAAATAACACAGCATAGAGCCTAGGTTTTGTTGCTAGAGAAACAACAATATCCTCGATATGGCTTCAATGAAGGGATACTTACTGATAAGATCTCAATTATACATAAAAGTGATGGCAGTATGAAGTCAATAAGTTAACAATAACATCTTCTCCTAATGAAAAGGGACAGGGATTCTCACGTTTGTTTTTCGATCTGATATTCcatccaaatcaaagaagagagcACCTGGAATATGAGCAACCTGTAGAAGAGGATAACATACAAGCCAATCAACAAAAAAGCCGTATACTAACTCTAATGCAGAGTTTTCCTTTCCATACAAAACTTTCATAGTGCTCATCCAGAACAACGGCTAAAAGCTTGTTTACTTAGTAATCTACAAAACTGTACATATTCTCACTTGATACTCTTGGACTGGATTTCTTTGCTCATGTGGCATGTACCATGAGGCATCCAAAACCTGACCAGGAAACAACCAAGTTACATAAGAGTCATGGCGGAAAAATTCTTGACAAAGTCTAAAGACACAACAAATGCAAAATCTGAgattaaaaattcaaagaatGGCGGTTACCTTTATATCAGCGCCTCTAAGATTAGCATGGAGCCAATCAACAGACACAACAGGTTCATTGGAAGATATGGATGATGTGGCGTAATTAGCTTTTGGCTCAGTTCCAGTAGAAGCCATAACTCGACTAACGTGAGTAGATGATTTAGAAGTTGAATAGGCAGAGTGTAACTGTGAGCTGAATGCTTTCTTCTGCAATAATAAGGATTCAGCTCAAccaacataacaaaaaaaataaaagtccaAACTTTGGTTACAACAATTCAacaaagtgaaagaaaaaaaaaacacaaattcgAGTCATTAAACACAGACATCATCGGATAATTTATTCTACACAGTTAACTACAACTCCCTATGTGAAAAGCCCACTAGTAGTAGCCAATTACAAGACTAGGATCAGAGACCAGAAGTGAGAACAACGATGAAAGGAAACGTAAGCTGAGAGAGAAGGATGGAAAATTAAATTGATAACAACTTACGTTTAGAAAGGTTGCAAATTTAGGGGTCCGAAGAGGAGATAGAGAAGGATTAATGAGGCAGCGACGAGCAACCAATAAAGATCTTGAGTAAAGGGTAGAAGCCATATATATCACCTCGAAAATACCATCTACTGTATAGATAAAAAAACGTTGTTGAGTTTACTGTTCAGAAGATTCCCCAAGCTCGCAACTTTGTTCTTAACGATGCTGCTTCTACTCCCCACCACTGATCAGGAGTCAGGAGGACTAAAGACTGTGTTTGGTACTTTGGTTACAGAAAATCGCGTTTGCGTTCTCTTTATCAAACGCTTgcgttttttgctttttttttttgcgttttaagttttatattaaaacgCAGTCGTTTTGGCTTTACTTCCCCTGTTCCCCATTCTtcttccaaaagaaaaaaaaaaatcgtaaaatcTCACTTCAACCTTCTCTGCACGAAACCTAAAAAGCTTATTTATTTtcacctctttctctctctgcaACTTAATCGCTTCGTCGATCTCGATTCTCAAGCTCAAGCTCAAGGTAAGCTAGTCTCTTCATAGTGGTAGTTCCTGTTTGCAGATTCGTATCGATCTCGAAAGTCCCATTCTTTTAATTTCTAGGAGTTTTTTTAAGAGTCTGATGTGAGTATATTTAGGTAACGGGACCTGAATCGTTTGATCCCGGTGActtcgaaaccctaattttcgtTGGGGTTTAGAATCACGAGtccaatttttatgaaatattctTTGCAATAAACTGATCTCACTCGTCTTTCACAGCTTTTCGCGGATTTGATTAAGGAGCTATGGGGGATAGTCAGTACTCATTTTCACTCACCACTTTCAGGTACCAACTTAGTTTAATCAATTCATTCACGTTCGTGTCTTCCGAGCTTTTTCGTGTTAGTTTAAGCTGTGACTAATTTGTGATGTGGCTATGAATGAAACACAGCCCATCTGGGAAGCTGGTTCAGATAGAGCATGCCCTTACTGCTGTGGGATCAGGCCAAACATCTTTGGGGATTAAAGGTTTGACAATGACATGATGAAGTTCTAATTGATCTAAGaaagtttttagttttcttctgataactgtttttgtttgtttgtttgtttactgCAGCTTCCAATGGAGTTGTCATTGCAACCGAAAAGAAATTGCCTTCTATTTTGGTTGATGAAGCATCTGTAAGTTTATAATCTTCCTTCCTAATCATTATATGGTAGACTTAACTTGCCTGTGGGAATTAAGAGGATTGGATCGTTTTtaagaaataagtttttttttgtattgttgcCTGATGGTCATGCTTTCTTAGATTTGCGTAATCCAGTCAACATTTCTGACGTTAGTTTTCTCTTCTGCCTGTTTCAGGTTCAAAAAATTCAGCACTTGACTCCTAATATTGGAGTTGTTTACAGGTTTTTCTCCTCGCCTATGTTAAgatttttatatgttattggttttgattttatagCTTGGctgctaactttttttttgcatttttcttcTATGAAGTGGCATGGGTCCTGATTTTCGAGTTCTTGTTAGGAAGAGTAGGAAACAGGCTGAGCAATATCTCCGTCTTTACAAAGTAATCATATCTCTCTTTTCCTCAAAATTTCTTGTATTCCTTGCTAAATGTGATATGGTTTCTGTTATTTTCCTCCGTGAATGTTTATTTTCCTGTCAATTCAGTTGCTTTATCATCTAAGGAAGCTTTCTTGTTGCAGGAACCCATCCCTGTTACCCAACTTGTAAGGGAAACGGCTACTGTTATGCAAGAGTTTACTCAATCGGGGTAAGTGTTATGTTTactttaaactataaaatacaACCTCATATGTCACATGTTTACTTCTTCCTATATTCCCAATATGTTTGATTGAACTGAATTATTTTCTCAGAAAAAAAGCAATTATCAAGTGCGTAGCTTTGCACTTGCAATTTGAGATTTGATCATTGACTTGGCGTGAAATAATGCTGCTTTAGCAAATTTGTACCCACCATATATcctgtttctattttttttttaccttctcttGTTAACAGTGGTGTTAGACCTTTCGGAGTTTCCCTGCTTGTGGCTGGATATGATGACAAGGGTCCACAACTGTATCAGGTATTTCGTCCTCAGTACATCTGTCAGTTTATTGAAAACAGTCGAGTCTTGCAATCTTCATACCTCAATTTCCGTTCTTTTCAGTGCTGAAAAACTTAACTTAGAGAAACTTGTAGCTTTGTAAGATACCTTTGGCATTATCCTGTTACGATAATTTACCACCTTATATTTCTGTCTAAACCGAATTACCATTCATCTTGAGATTATAACCTGAGAATTAAACTTTGCTTTCCTTACTCAGGGTCTAATTCTTCTATACTTTTTGTTCTTATGCTAGGTGGATCCATCTGGCTCTTATTTCTCTTGGAAAGCTTCAGCCATGGGAAAAAACGTTTCGAACGCAAAAACATTCCTTGAGAAAAGGTAATAGTGTTTACTATTTGTTGATATCCAAAGATGGTAGATACGTGAAACATTCTATAACCAGTTAACTAATcttaaattttacttttgttagtcAAATTTCGTTTGTTTGGCTCCTGTCGTAACAGGAAAGCACTCCTCTTTCGCTGACCAACCTTAACCAACCACAAATTTCTTGCAGGTACACAGAAGACATGGAACTTGATGATGCCATTCACACAGCGATATTGACATTGAAAGAAGGGTAAGTATAGATCTTTGAATTCAAGATCACTAATCATTCATTAGTAGAAAGAAACTAGTCTTGTGGCTGTGAGATTACCTAACCCATAGCACTGTCGTTTATAATGAAAGCACAGGATTAAAAGCACTTGTATTCTTGTAGTAAACCTTCAGCTATTTCTGATGATGGTGTACACGCACACACACTCACAGTACATGTGTAGCTTTAAGCTTTTTACACTGTGCCAACAAGCCTTCacctcatttgtttttttgcttttgcttttggtaGCTTTGAAGGAGAGATCTCAagcaaaaatattgaaattggCAAAATCGGTGCTGACAAAGTTTTCAGGTACCcattttgtttaaaatcaagAATCTTTATTGCCGCTGGTGATGTTTAAATGGAATGTGCTTAATACTCAATTGTTCTTTTTTGGGATTAATGCAGGGTACTAACACCAGCGGAGATCGATGATTACCTTGCTGAAGTTGAATAACTTCCCGCATAGTCTAGCAATGAACATGCGTTTAAGACCTGATTTTCGTGGCATTTGCTGAGTCTTAAGGAGTTGTCTTTTTCTGTAAAACTTTGGATCTTTAAATAGTATGTTGCTGAACTCAAGCTGAGTGTCTTTCTTATGATTCAATAACTAATGAAATCCGTTTTTTCTTCTCACTCATTGAAGgtttttagagaaatattttgaaGTAGTCTTATCGTATCAGTCAATGAACTGGTCGCATGGCAACTTTTTCACCTCCAAATCGAGAAACCAATTCTATTCCATTCCGTACAACAGAGTTAACTGTCTACAAACAAAATTAGGCATCCCTTTGAGGAAAAATTCCAAAGTCACAGAGTAATGTAACAAAACTATTGAAACCCAAAACCGTATCCAAAGAATCCTATAATGAAACTGTCAGCTAGCTACTGTACAGCGTAATCGAGCTTCCTCTTCTTTCACCAATAATCCTTACAAGAACACAACCCACTCTCAAAATGGTGAAACCTATACTGATCTCTCAACACGATTCTACGTCCGATGACTCTACTAACAAACTTGTACACAGAGTGACAATCACTGCATATGCGAAGGTTCTTAAAGATTCTAAGTGTGGAACCTTCAGGAGTAGTCATCAACGCATAAGCTAGAGCGAGTCTTTCGCTGTGATTCCAAAGATTGTGCTCTTTCTGTTCTTCATCTGTGTCTTGCAGAGCCTGACTAGTATCTGCAACATACCCAGATTCTTTGATCAGCTTCTTGATGTCTTCTAGCTTCGCGTATATCTCCAATGTTTGCGGATGAGTTCTGTCTCCAATACCAAACGAACTCACTCTGTCTTTTAGCTTTACCCAACTGCAAGCTTGTTTCTTCGTGATGTTCTTGAAACCCATTTGCTTTCTCACATTCTCCACGTCTTCCCATCTACCTGTTGTTGCAAACATATTTGAGGACAGGACATAAACAGAATCATCCTCTGGTTCTAGCTTCGAGAGATTTTCTGCTGCTTTTCTTCCACGGTCTAGATCCCCATAAATTTTGCAGGAGGCTAACAGACTACGCCACACGAGGTCGTTTGGTTTCATTGGCATTTTAGATATAAAGCTTTCTGCTTCAGCTAACCTCCCTGATCTTCCAAGAAGATCAATTACACAGATGCAATGTTCAATCGCCGGTTTTAAACCGAAATCTTTAGCAATCATGTCATAGTACGCAAGGCCTTGGTTTACTAACCCTCCGTGGCTGCACGCtgtaagaagagagacaaatGTGACATGACCCGGCTTGATTCCCAATTCAAGCATCTCATGGAAAGTCTCACAAACTTCCTCAAAGCACCCATGTCTCCCAAAAGCTGATATTAATATGTTCCACGAAGGGAGTGATCGATTGACTGATGGAGGAAGCATTTTCACAACTTCCCCTATTTCCCCGCATTTGCTATACATGTCTGCAGCAGCGTTAAAGATGAAGCAATCTTGTTCAAACCCGAGTTTTACAGCTAAACCATGAAGTTGTTGGCCTTCTTCTAGGACCGCTAGCTTCGCAGCAGCAGAAAGTCCCTCAGAGAAACTAAAATGGTCTAGACTCAAACCAAATCTTCTCATTTTTGATACAAGTTTTAGCACCTCTTCTCCATGACCATGATGAGCATTTGCCGCAAGCATAGCATTCCACGTGATGATATTCCTATTATCTAATCCGTTAAATAGGTCCTGACTCGAGCTCAAATCACCACATTTTGCATACATAGTGATAAGCGAGTTTTTCACGTGTTCATCCGATTCAAATCCAGCAGAAACTATGTAGGCGTGTAATGGCTTCCCCCGTTCAAGCAAATCACCGGGCATTAAACAAGCACCAAGAACACTTACCACTGTGATATAATTTGCAGGAACACCTTCCAACCTCATAGTTCGAAAAGCGGCTAGTGCCTTGTCGGGATCTTCACTCTCAGCATAGCCACCAATAAGAGCATTCCAAGCTACTTCATCTCGTCTAGGCATATGTACTAGTACCCGTCTGGATTCGCTCATCTCGCCCATCTTTCCGTACATAGAAACCAATGCATTACCAATAATCTGATTTTCAAATAAACCGGTGACCTCTACAAGCCCATGAAGGATCCTGCCCTTATCGAGAAATTCGGAACTAAAGCAAGCAGCCAATGCGCTTGTAAAACTCACATAGTTCACTGATTTTCTAGTTCTTATCATTGAACAAAGAAGTCCTAAAGCATCTAAGCTCCTCCCATCCTCGACAAAACAAGCCATCAAAGAGTTCCATGAGATCAGATCTTTAGTGGGCATTAGTTGGAACACCAACTCTGCCTCTTCTGATCTTCCAGCGCCTGCGTACATTCTCAAAAGAGTATTGCACACACAAACAACCGAACTGAATCCCATTTTAACCACCAAACCATGAATTCCTCTACCCCATTTTTGGTGATCTACATGACCCAAAACTGATAACAGAGTAGACACAGTGGTGGAGTTCACTTCATCATGAAAGCGACGCATTGAATTGAAAATCCTAAATGATTCCTCGAAATGACCATTTTGTGCATACGCCCCAGCAATCGAATTCCATGAAATAGTGTCATGTTCGGACATTTGATCAAAAATGTAATTTGCATACTCTACATTTCCCAGATTACCAAACATAGATATGAGAGAATTCTCCACAGCCAGCTTACTCTCCAGTCCCGATTTGATAACCTGTCCGACAAGTTGACGACCCAAGGATTCATCTTTAAGCAATCCGCAGGAACTGATTACCAAAGACATGGAATTCTCATTACACCCAACTCCTTCTCCTCTCATAcctttatatatatcaatgacTTCCTCTGGCTCACCTTTATCCGAGAAACCAACCATCAG encodes the following:
- the LOC104755967 gene encoding thiosulfate/3-mercaptopyruvate sulfurtransferase 1, mitochondrial isoform X2, whose protein sequence is MPHGTCHMSKEIQSKSIKLLIFQVLSSLIWMEYQIEKQTYHTCYHLRKLSLLAVQLLESRTKMAWLYMMERGSLVQLVYGGEMFRVFGHEKVWVLDGGLPKWRASGYDVESSASSDAILKSSLANDAVEKIYQGQTITPITFQTKFQSHLVWGLDQVKENMEDKTYQHIDARAKARFDGTAPEPRKGIPSGHIPGSKCVPFPDMFDSSQTVLPAEELKKRFEQEGISLDSPIMASCGTGVTACVLAMGFHRLGKADVPIYDGSWTEWATESNLPMVGSSSS
- the LOC104755968 gene encoding proteasome subunit alpha type-2-A, with the protein product MGDSQYSFSLTTFSPSGKLVQIEHALTAVGSGQTSLGIKASNGVVIATEKKLPSILVDEASVQKIQHLTPNIGVVYSGMGPDFRVLVRKSRKQAEQYLRLYKEPIPVTQLVRETATVMQEFTQSGGVRPFGVSLLVAGYDDKGPQLYQVDPSGSYFSWKASAMGKNVSNAKTFLEKRYTEDMELDDAIHTAILTLKEGFEGEISSKNIEIGKIGADKVFRVLTPAEIDDYLAEVE
- the LOC104759248 gene encoding pentatricopeptide repeat-containing protein At3g24000, mitochondrial-like, whose translation is MYMKFGRVKPARYLFDEMPVRNEVSWNTMMSGLVRVGLYLEGMGFFRKMCDIGIKPSSFVIASLVTACGRSGSMFREGVQVHGFVAKSGLLSDVYVSTAILHLYGVYGLVSCSKKVFEEMPDRNVVSWTSLMVGFSDKGEPEEVIDIYKGMRGEGVGCNENSMSLVISSCGLLKDESLGRQLVGQVIKSGLESKLAVENSLISMFGNLGNVEYANYIFDQMSEHDTISWNSIAGAYAQNGHFEESFRIFNSMRRFHDEVNSTTVSTLLSVLGHVDHQKWGRGIHGLVVKMGFSSVVCVCNTLLRMYAGAGRSEEAELVFQLMPTKDLISWNSLMACFVEDGRSLDALGLLCSMIRTRKSVNYVSFTSALAACFSSEFLDKGRILHGLVEVTGLFENQIIGNALVSMYGKMGEMSESRRVLVHMPRRDEVAWNALIGGYAESEDPDKALAAFRTMRLEGVPANYITVVSVLGACLMPGDLLERGKPLHAYIVSAGFESDEHVKNSLITMYAKCGDLSSSQDLFNGLDNRNIITWNAMLAANAHHGHGEEVLKLVSKMRRFGLSLDHFSFSEGLSAAAKLAVLEEGQQLHGLAVKLGFEQDCFIFNAAADMYSKCGEIGEVVKMLPPSVNRSLPSWNILISAFGRHGCFEEVCETFHEMLELGIKPGHVTFVSLLTACSHGGLVNQGLAYYDMIAKDFGLKPAIEHCICVIDLLGRSGRLAEAESFISKMPMKPNDLVWRSLLASCKIYGDLDRGRKAAENLSKLEPEDDSVYVLSSNMFATTGRWEDVENVRKQMGFKNITKKQACSWVKLKDRVSSFGIGDRTHPQTLEIYAKLEDIKKLIKESGYVADTSQALQDTDEEQKEHNLWNHSERLALAYALMTTPEGSTLRIFKNLRICSDCHSVYKFVSRVIGRRIVLRDQYRFHHFESGLCSCKDYW
- the LOC104755967 gene encoding thiosulfate/3-mercaptopyruvate sulfurtransferase 2 isoform X1 codes for the protein MASTLYSRSLLVARRCLINPSLSPLRTPKFATFLNKKAFSSQLHSAYSTSKSSTHVSRVMASTGTEPKANYATSSISSNEPVVSVDWLHANLRGADIKVLDASWYMPHEQRNPVQEYQVAHIPGALFFDLDGISDRKTNLPHMLPSEEAFSAGCSALGIENKDGVVVYDGKGLFSAARVWWMFRVFGHEKVWVLDGGLPKWRASGYDVESSASSDAILKSSLANDAVEKIYQGQTITPITFQTKFQSHLVWGLDQVKENMEDKTYQHIDARAKARFDGTAPEPRKGIPSGHIPGSKCVPFPDMFDSSQTVLPAEELKKRFEQEGISLDSPIMASCGTGVTACVLAMGFHRLGKADVPIYDGSWTEWATESNLPMVGSSSS
- the LOC104755966 gene encoding uncharacterized protein LOC104755966, with amino-acid sequence MSMLSSTLARSYSIPFRKTLMSLDFRIAMRRNPFTRIRCSRVAAFSSSPSHSPNFPIPGLEDVFIGYLFGRKKATEVAHVVWEKVIQKGDMVIDATCGNGNDTLAMLKMVMDDSISGGCVYAMDIQKDAIQSTSSLLDQTLGSKEKDCVKLFNICHSKMEEIVSENSRVRMVAFNLGYLPGGNKSIITVSGTTLLALKASERILMPGGLISLVVYIGHPGGREELEVVEAFGSSLPVSDWVCCKLQMLNRPLAPVLVFMFKRELK